The Paracoccus seriniphilus genome includes a window with the following:
- the dhaL gene encoding dihydroxyacetone kinase subunit DhaL gives MRPLAAADLTDLFRLMAARIDAERLALGALDGAIGDADHGNSMAEGFSALAHACAEAESRGVATGDLFAIAAHAFLGAVGATTGPLYASAFLQAGQRFAGQVTIDPVDLTEILGDFSEAIAQRGKASPGDKTMLDVWTPAARAVAEARSKGSGAIARLDAAVAAAIEGREATRAMVAAAGRAARLGPRTLGHVDPGAASAAIIIVALRDGMTAFFARGSK, from the coding sequence ATGCGTCCGCTTGCGGCCGCAGATCTGACCGATCTGTTCCGCCTGATGGCGGCACGCATTGACGCCGAACGTCTGGCGCTGGGGGCGCTGGATGGCGCCATCGGGGATGCCGATCATGGCAACTCGATGGCCGAGGGGTTCAGTGCCCTTGCACATGCCTGCGCCGAGGCCGAAAGCCGGGGCGTCGCGACGGGCGATCTGTTTGCAATTGCCGCACATGCCTTTCTGGGCGCGGTCGGCGCGACCACAGGGCCGCTTTACGCAAGTGCCTTTCTTCAGGCCGGGCAACGATTTGCCGGACAGGTGACCATCGATCCGGTGGATCTGACCGAGATCCTGGGTGATTTCTCGGAGGCAATCGCACAGCGCGGCAAGGCCAGCCCGGGCGACAAGACCATGCTGGATGTCTGGACCCCCGCGGCCCGTGCCGTCGCCGAGGCGCGCAGCAAGGGCTCGGGCGCGATTGCCCGTCTGGACGCTGCGGTTGCCGCCGCCATCGAAGGGCGCGAGGCCACGCGCGCCATGGTCGCCGCCGCTGGCCGCGCCGCAAGGCTTGGACCGCGCACATTGGGCCATGTCGATCCCGGCGCGGCCTCGGCCGCGATCATCATCGTTGCCCTGCGCGATGGCATGACCGCCTTTTTTGCAAGAGGGTCAAAATGA